A single genomic interval of Bacillus spongiae harbors:
- the spoVE gene encoding stage V sporulation protein E — translation MPIKKSTPDFILIGLTFTLLALGLVMVYSASAVMAEYNFKDEFFFLKRQMLFAGVGVAAMLFILTIDYWTWRNWAKLMLVVCFILLIVVLIPGIGVERNGSRSWIGVGAFSIQPSEFMKLAMIAFLAKYLSEDQKYITSFKKGVLPALLLVFTAFGLIMLQPDLGTGTVMVGTCIVMIFVAGAKISHFAWLGLLGLLGFVGLVASAPYRIRRITSFLDPWNDPLDSGFQMIQSLYAIGPGGLFGLGLGESRQKYFYLPEPQNDFIFAIIAEELGFIGGTFVLLLFSLLLWRGIRIALGANDLFGTFLAVGIVSMIAIQVMINVGVVTGLMPVTGITLPFLSYGGSSLTLMLVAVGVLLNISRYSRY, via the coding sequence GTGCCGATAAAAAAATCGACGCCTGATTTTATATTAATTGGGTTAACATTTACTTTACTCGCTCTAGGTTTAGTAATGGTATATAGTGCGAGTGCTGTGATGGCTGAGTACAACTTTAAAGATGAATTTTTCTTTCTAAAACGACAAATGCTCTTTGCAGGTGTTGGCGTCGCAGCGATGTTATTTATTTTAACTATCGATTATTGGACATGGAGAAATTGGGCAAAGTTAATGTTGGTCGTTTGTTTTATTCTATTAATTGTTGTCTTAATACCAGGGATTGGAGTAGAGAGAAACGGATCGAGAAGTTGGATAGGAGTAGGGGCTTTTTCCATTCAACCCTCAGAGTTTATGAAACTTGCAATGATTGCTTTTTTAGCAAAGTATTTATCAGAGGATCAAAAGTATATTACTTCGTTTAAAAAGGGCGTGCTCCCCGCTTTATTACTTGTTTTCACAGCATTTGGATTAATTATGCTTCAACCTGATTTAGGAACTGGAACGGTAATGGTGGGGACATGTATTGTAATGATATTTGTTGCTGGAGCGAAAATCTCACATTTTGCTTGGTTGGGCTTACTTGGATTACTTGGTTTTGTCGGGTTGGTCGCATCAGCACCTTATCGTATTCGTAGGATAACTTCTTTTTTAGACCCTTGGAATGACCCGTTAGATAGCGGCTTTCAAATGATTCAATCTTTATATGCGATTGGACCAGGCGGATTATTCGGGTTAGGTTTAGGAGAAAGTAGGCAGAAATACTTTTATTTACCAGAGCCTCAAAACGATTTTATTTTTGCTATAATAGCGGAAGAGCTCGGTTTTATTGGAGGAACCTTTGTATTATTATTATTTTCGTTATTACTTTGGAGAGGAATTCGTATAGCGTTAGGTGCTAATGATCTCTTTGGAACGTTTCTAGCCGTAGGAATTGTTTCAATGATTGCTATACAAGTGATGATTAATGTAGGCGTTGTAACGGGATTGATGCCAGTTACGGGTATAACATTACCTTTCTTAAGTTATGGCGGTTCTTCTTTAACCCTCATGTTAGTTGCTGTCGGTGTGTTGTTAAATATAAGTCGTTATTCACGATACTGA